The nucleotide sequence CGCGGCGCGTTCTCCACGGGTCCCACCGACATCGTGGTGCTCGTATGGGCGCTGTTCATCGCGTGGGACGTGTGCGCCACGAAGCTCGACATCGCGCCCACCGTGATCGTGCCCGCGCCCGAGGCCGTGTTCAACGTGTTCTTCGCCCAGGCCGACGTCATCGGCGCCGACATCGTCTCGTCGGTCACGTTGCTGGTCATGGGGTATGTGGGAGGTCTCGCGCTCGGCGTGGTGCTGGGCATCGTCTGCGGGTGGATACCGCGGTTGCGGGCCATGTTCTTCCCGATAGCGAACGTGTTGGCGCCCATCCCGCCCACAGTGTTCGCGCCGTACCTCATCGTGCTGCTGCCCACGTTCCGCACGGCGTCGTGCTTCATCATCCTGCTGGGCGTGTTCTGGCCGCAGTTCCTCAACATGGTGGTGCGCACGTCCTCGCTCGATGCCCAGCTGCTGGACAACGCGCGCACGCTGGGGGTGCGCACTTTCACCATGATCACGCGCATTATCCTGCCCTACGTGCTCCCCGAGGTGCTCAAGGGCCTGCGCGTGTCGCTGACCACCGCGTTCCTCATGCTCACGTTCGCCGAGATGCTGGGCGCGTCGTCGGGCATCGGCTACTTCATCAGCAACGCGAACAACTACGCCAACTACACCAACGTCGTGGCGGGCATCATCGTGTGCGGCGTGGTGGTGACGGTGCTGAGCTTCGCGACGGCCTGGGTGCAGCGCCGGTTCACCACCTGGCGATAGGCAGCGGGCCGTGGCGGGCCCTGCCTGCGGCATCTTCTTAGTTGAGCGTAGGACAAGGGCCCTGCGCGTGCCGCCCGTTGAGAGCGTCCTGCAGGTTGCGCAGGGCTGAGCCCACTCGGCCGATCGGGGGCCGCCTTGTTGCAGCCCCCGGAGCCGGGTCTAGCCGGAGTAGGGCGGGTAGAACTGCGACGGGCCCTCGTGGACGGGCCAGTCGGTGTCGAAGTAGATCTCGCGCACCTGGTCGACGGACAGGCCGCGCGTCGTCTCGGTGGCGGTGTCGCGGGGCGACGTGCCGCGCTCGGCCCACATGATGTTGGCGCCGGCCTGGCCGCAGAGCTGGCTGGGCTCGTGCGTGCAGTTGCCGCGGATGCCCGGGCCGGTGGCCAGCGCGGTGGCGCCGGCGTAGGTGGCCAGGCGGCCGTAGCTGATGTTGCCATAGCGCTCGAACTCGGTTCCGGGCACGGTGTTGCGCCGCATGGCGCCGCTGAAGCCCACCTCGAAGTCGCGTGCGAGCAGGATGAGGTCGGCAATCTCCTCGGGCGTGTGCTCGGGGCCGATGGGGTCGATGCAGTTGCCCAGCACGAGCCCGGCGCTCTTCGCGGCCTCCATGGTCTTCAGGCGCGTCTCCACCTTGCAGCGCGTGAACACGCCCTCGCCCAGGCGCACCACGTGGTATACGCCGGCTATGCCGATGCGCACGAGCTCGCGCGCATAGTCCTCGTCGAAGTCGGGCACGTTCGCGATGAGCGGGACGTCGGTGGAGAGCCCGGCGCGGACCGCCTGCGCCGTCTCCAGGAACTTCTCCTCGCCGTAGTGCACCGTGGTCACGAGGTAGAGCGCGTTCGCCCCGGCGGCCTCCATGGCCTGCGCCTCGGCGATCACCTGCTCGAGCGGGAAGATCTCGTGCGTGCGGAAGATCTTGTTCGATGCCGCGAACGAGCAGAACTTGCAGTCGTTCGGGCACGGCGCCGCGTCAAGGCCGATGTGCGCGTGGATCTCCGCCTCGCCCCCGCACAGCTGCGAGGTGAACGCACGGCCCGCCTGCTGGATGGCGAACGCCTCGGGCGAGAGGTTCTCCACCGACAGCAGGGCCATGATCTCCTTCTTGCCGAGCAGGCCGCCATCGAGCGCCTTGTTGATGATGCGGATGATCTCGGTGTCCATGGAAGTGCTTCCCCCTTGCGTCCGTAACGGCGCCACGCCGGCCCGGCACAGCGCCGGGTTGCCTTGTTGGCCGCCAATGATAGATTACGTCCATTATACCCTTTCGAAGCATCGGAATTGCCCGAACCGGTGCGAACGTAACCAACCGGCGGAGGACCGTCAACGGATCGGCTGTCTTGATTGCGCGCGTCAGGGAGTCGTGGGATCGTTCTCGGCGCGGCACGGGACGCGGCCGCGACGCGTGCGCCGGTCGACCGCGGCGCGGTCGGACCGCGTTCCTGCCGCATCAGGAACTCATCTGAGCGGAAAGGCATCCCCCTATGGAAGAGGAAAAGAAGGGCATCGGGCTGTTCGGCCTCATCGGCCTCGTGGTCAGCTCCTGCATCGGCTCGGGCGTGTTCGCCCTCACCGGGCAGATCGGCCAGGTGGCCGCCCCGGGCAGCGCTCTCGTGGCGTGGGGCGTCGTGGGCGTGGGCTTCCTCGCGCTGGCGCTCTCGTTCGCGAACCTGGGCGCGAAGCGGGCTGACCTGCACGGCATCTTCTCGTATGCCGAGGAGGGTTTCGGCAAGTTCTCGGGCTTCATCAGCGGCTGGGGTTACTGGCTGTCGGCGTGGCTCGGCAACGTGGCGTTCGCCACCATCCTCATGTCCACGCTCGGGTTCTTCCTGCCGTACTTCCTTCCGGGCAACAACATCGGCAGCATCGTGGTGGCCAGCGTCATCATGTGGGGCATCACGTTCCTCGTCATCCGCGGTGTTGAGAGCGCGGCGTTCCTCAACGCCATCGTCATGATCGCGAAGGTCGTGCCCATCGTGGTGTTCATCCTGTTCAGCATCGTGCTGTTCAACGCCGGCGTGTTCACGGCCGACTTCTGGGGGCAGATGGCCGGCAACGCCGCCGCCATGGCGGGCGAGGGCGTGGACCTGGGCGGCGTGGGCGACCAGATAGTGAACTGCCTGATCATCATGATGTGGTCGTTCATCGGCATCGAGGGCGCCATGGTGGTGTCGGCCCGTGCGCGCAAGAAGAGCGAGGCCGGCAAGGCCACGGTCATCGGCTTGGTGGTGCTGCTTTTGGTGTACGTGGGCGCGTCGGTGCTGCCGTTCGGGTATATGCCCTACGCCGAGATCGGGGCGCTGGACAAGCCGGCCATGCTGTATGTGTTCGAGAGCATGGCGCCGGGCTGGGGCGGAGCGTTCATCAGCGTGGCGCTCATCATCGCCGTGCTGGGGTCGTGGCTGTCGTTCACCATCCTGCCGTCCGAGACCACGTCGCTCATGGCTAAGCACGAGCTGCTGCCGCCCGTGTTCAACCGGCTGAACAAGAAGGGCTCGCCGCAGATCTCGCTCATCGTGGTGGGCGCGTGCACGCAGGCGTTCATGATCACGCTCCTGTTCACCGAGGACGCGTACAACTTCGCGTTCTCCATGTGCACGGTGGCCATCGTCATCACGTGGGCGTTCGCGGCGGCCTACCAGGTGAAGTTCTCGGCGCAGCACCATGAGTGGGGCCAGTGCGCCATCGGTATCGTGGCCGTTGCGTTCCAGGTGGTGGGCGTGCTGTTCAACGGCTGGTCGTTCCTGCTGCTCACGTGCGTGGGCTACATCCCTGGCTTCTTCTTCTACTGGCGGGCGCGCAAGGAGGCCGGCGCGAAGGCCCTCACCATGGGCGAGAAGGTTGGCATGGGCGCCATCTCCGCGCTCGGCGTGCTGTCGCTTGTGCTGTTGGCAATGGGCGTCATCAGCTTCTAGGGAAGGAAACGAACATGGACATCGCACCGTTCGGGGTGGAGGACTGGCTCAACGTGCACGAGAAGAGCGCGACGCACGACATCGCGCAATCGACCATCGCGTCGATGACGCTCGACGAGCTCGTGGCGCTGGGAGCGGCGCCCGG is from Gordonibacter urolithinfaciens and encodes:
- a CDS encoding radical SAM protein: MDTEIIRIINKALDGGLLGKKEIMALLSVENLSPEAFAIQQAGRAFTSQLCGGEAEIHAHIGLDAAPCPNDCKFCSFAASNKIFRTHEIFPLEQVIAEAQAMEAAGANALYLVTTVHYGEEKFLETAQAVRAGLSTDVPLIANVPDFDEDYARELVRIGIAGVYHVVRLGEGVFTRCKVETRLKTMEAAKSAGLVLGNCIDPIGPEHTPEEIADLILLARDFEVGFSGAMRRNTVPGTEFERYGNISYGRLATYAGATALATGPGIRGNCTHEPSQLCGQAGANIMWAERGTSPRDTATETTRGLSVDQVREIYFDTDWPVHEGPSQFYPPYSG
- a CDS encoding ABC transporter permease; translation: MRRLFGKEFAFAHVLLASLVLVVTCMPNQRMVTVSYYPLLAGLAVIEVLYLLRLAALRRRGAFSTGPTDIVVLVWALFIAWDVCATKLDIAPTVIVPAPEAVFNVFFAQADVIGADIVSSVTLLVMGYVGGLALGVVLGIVCGWIPRLRAMFFPIANVLAPIPPTVFAPYLIVLLPTFRTASCFIILLGVFWPQFLNMVVRTSSLDAQLLDNARTLGVRTFTMITRIILPYVLPEVLKGLRVSLTTAFLMLTFAEMLGASSGIGYFISNANNYANYTNVVAGIIVCGVVVTVLSFATAWVQRRFTTWR
- a CDS encoding basic amino acid/polyamine antiporter produces the protein MEEEKKGIGLFGLIGLVVSSCIGSGVFALTGQIGQVAAPGSALVAWGVVGVGFLALALSFANLGAKRADLHGIFSYAEEGFGKFSGFISGWGYWLSAWLGNVAFATILMSTLGFFLPYFLPGNNIGSIVVASVIMWGITFLVIRGVESAAFLNAIVMIAKVVPIVVFILFSIVLFNAGVFTADFWGQMAGNAAAMAGEGVDLGGVGDQIVNCLIIMMWSFIGIEGAMVVSARARKKSEAGKATVIGLVVLLLVYVGASVLPFGYMPYAEIGALDKPAMLYVFESMAPGWGGAFISVALIIAVLGSWLSFTILPSETTSLMAKHELLPPVFNRLNKKGSPQISLIVVGACTQAFMITLLFTEDAYNFAFSMCTVAIVITWAFAAAYQVKFSAQHHEWGQCAIGIVAVAFQVVGVLFNGWSFLLLTCVGYIPGFFFYWRARKEAGAKALTMGEKVGMGAISALGVLSLVLLAMGVISF